The Daucus carota subsp. sativus chromosome 9, DH1 v3.0, whole genome shotgun sequence genome window below encodes:
- the LOC108202435 gene encoding putative F-box/FBD/LRR-repeat protein At4g03220 — translation MGSPSQKKLRALEAGDESDRISRLPDDLIHKILSFLDAKAAVQTTCLSKRWKPVWTTLPFLNFGRYHNSSPKNVSDFICNVLRNRNHHSHVFSLNFRVKCKDVSPNLLEEFVEYAISHDLQSLRLELLDDHKPFKLSTFSSKSLKKLELNLRLQECALESDCWDLPALTTLRLSCVRGHESHSRLNSWLKDSVFTCLPALTRLSLHNWDLSQLFSFSLPALTRLRLSHCTLPTTVWDFPDLLSLQLDGVGLPDDMSDILFALVKLKNLTLILPSTQRDYFISCPPHLLNLSITGSFCHHGNIWSNIVVSAPKLCNFTAFGIFATTIGVPELENVNISLQGWFQNMELTCRKRYYRRLTNMLPGFCNAKNLTFDAESIEALNEISNLLQSLPSPFSELKYVKLPTGCKESSISSALRSYLLGGSPNATFVTKLPQIHGVEDSMLDASVEGTDKDQASSLGGQRDSGLWRGHEVNSEFVGLLDRIMHKYPETFKHFTTKNKKLCTMNLNMLCTSLNDLFKISMTNVDSEMMFAYKEVISYLQNQGFNLTWVVDRLTYIEHLRFSKPLINELYSIECHIDDAKTKLQDLQSRAADAKTKLQDLLAHVDYAKTRLQAKQSLRTEKLSEIKKAFGTTDAKLVVGFIGDDLLSNP, via the exons ATGGGTTCTCCATCGCAGAAGAAACTGAGGGCTCTTGAAGCTGGCGATGAATCAGACAGAATCAGCAGACTGCCTGATGATCTAATCCACAAGATTCTCTCGTTTCTAGATGCCAAAGCAGCTGTTCAAACCACTTGTCTCTCCAAACGTTGGAAGCCTGTCTGGACCACTCTCCCTTTCCTAAACTTCGGTCGGTACCACAACTCTTCGCCTAAAAATGTTTCTGATTTTATCTGCAATGTTTTGCGTAATCGAAACCATCATTCTCATGTTTTTAGTCTCAACTTCCGTGTTAAATGTAAGGATGTTTCTCCTAATTTGCTAGAAGAGTTTGTTGAGTATGCGATCTCGCACGACTTGCAATCCTTAAGACTTGAATTATTAGATGATCATAAGCCTTTTAAATTATCCACTTTTAGCTCTAAGTCTTTAAAGAAACTTGAGTTAAATCTGAGGCTACAAGAATGTGCATTGGAATCGGATTGCTGGGATTTACCTGCCTTGACAACTCTCCGTCTCAGTTGTGTACGTGGACACGAAAGTCACAGCCGTTTGAATTCATGGCTTAAGGATTCAGTGTTCACGTGCTTGCCTGCGTTAACGAGGCTGAGTCTTCATAATTGGGATTTATCACAATTGTTTTCTTTCAGCTTGCCAGCTTTAACAAGGCTCCGTCTGTCTCACTGTACGTTGCCCACGACAGTTTGGGACTTCCCGGATTTATTAAGTCTACAACTGGATGGTGTGGGTCTTCCTGATGATATGAGTGACATACTCTTTGCACTTGTCAAGTTAAAAAATCTCACATTGATTCTACCATCAACTCAGCGAGATTATTTCATATCTTGTCCTCCTCACTTGTTGAACCTGAGTATCACAGGCAGCTTCTGCCACCATGGGAATATTTGGAGTAACATTGTGGTTTCGGCGCCAAAACTCTGCAACTTCACTGCTTTTGGTATATTTGCAACCACAATTGGAGTTCCTGAGTTGGAGAATGTTAATATAAGTTTACAGGGTTGGTTTCAGAACATGGAATTGACATGTAGGAAACGGTATTATCGGCGGTTGACAAATATGCTTCCAGGATTTTGTAATGCCAAGAATCTCACTTTTGACGCGGAGAGTATTGAG GCACTCAATGAGATTTCCAACCTTCTTCAGAGTTTACCTTCTCCATTCTCTGAGTTGAAGTATGTGAAGTTACCAACGGGATGCAAAGAATCAAGTATATCTAGCGCTCTTAGAAGCTATTTACTTGGTGGCTCTCCTAATGCCACGTTCGTCACAAAATTGCCCCAG ATTCATGGAGTGGAAGATTCCATGCTAGATGCTTCAGTTGAAGGTACAGACAAAGATCAGGCGAGCTCATTAGGAGGGCAGAGAGATTCTGGTTTATGGCGAGGCCATGAGGTTAATTCCGAGTTTGTGGGCCTGCTTGATCGCATTATGCATAAGTACCCAGAAACCTTTAAGCACTTTACCACAAAAAACAAGAAGCTATGTACAATGAATCTGAATATGTTGTGCACCTCACTGAATGACCTTTTCAAAATATCCATGACTAATGTGGATTCTGAGATGATGTTTGCGTACAAGGAAGTAATCTCTTACTTGCAGAATCAGGGATTCAACTTAACTTGGGTGGTGGACCGCCTGACCTATATAGAACATCTCCGGTTTTCAAAGCCCCTAATTAATGAGCTTTACTCAATTGAATGTCATATTGATGATGCTAAAACTAAACTACAAGACCTGCAGTCTCGAGCTGCTGATG